TAGAAAAAAGTTCAATACCAGTTTCATATCTCtaaaataattaattatttacTTTTAGGAAATAAACATGCTTGcattatttttagaaaaaatacaACACTACCTTGGAAACTAGCTAGATGGCCAAAATATTTTAATATTAATAGTTTGGTGGGTTTTTTAAAGTTGTATTATGACAAAAAAAAGAACTCTAATAGTTGTAGTTGAATAGTTGAATAGCTAAAAATGGACTTAAAAAAAAGCACACCGTTGTCTCGTTTGAATCAACCAGAATGCTTCTTTTATTAGCTCATAATTGAATTACAAACACCATCGGATGGCGACAAAAACCAGACATGTCTACCAAGAGACATGGATACATAGCTCCTAGCTAATCTATGCGCATCCACGTTCGAATTCCTTCGTTCATGGACGAACTCCACATGGGGAAGGTTGCTCTCCTTGTCTTGATGTCCTTCACTATTGGCCCCTATATTCCCTCTCCATGGATATTTTTTACTGCGTTGATACAGTCGCAAGCCACCCTAAACTTGTGTAGTAGCAGTCCGATGCTATCGTTTCCACTACTTCCGGACTGGTTATGCCTTCCAACACTATCACTGATGCTCCCAAAAAATTTCCAACTTCATCTCTCGCTACTGCAGTTGCGGCAGAAAGATCAAAGGCCTTTGCCATTGCTGCATCAACATTTATTTTTGCAAGACCAGGTGGTGGGGTAGCCATCTCGACGACGACACTGGCAGTCCGCCCCTGCTACTCCCCTCAGCCGGCTTGGTCACCATGACCTTTTCTAGATACCTTTCCACAAAGAAGTGCATGTGTGGACGATTTGACGAATGGTGATTCACGAGAATGTTTTCCAAAACCCAGAATTGCTTCTAAAAATGGTAAACTGATCGTCACATGTCCGTTTGGGTTGGTTGGGTTTTCTCCCGGCCTAGTTGGCAGTTGAAATGGCCCGCTACTTCACTGCTATCTCTTTGgctgcatatttttctttttcagatTAACAGAAAATTTAGTCTCTAAACCCAGAATGCTAGAGCCGTCCATTGTGTATTACAAATAATTTGTTTAAATGAAATTATTGTTACAAATAAATAATTAGCCATTGGCCCCAGAAGCCAGTGTAATTACCCTGACTGGCCCCACCTGCCAGTGGACAGGTGGCATCCGGCCACCGACCTACGCTTGCGAGTGCTCCAGGCACCACCGCAACAGAGACCATGGCCTATTGGCCTTCAAATTCCCCGGCCCGCCTCGTCGCCCAAACGTAACCGTCGCAACGAACACCTGCCCTCCTCGTCCTCACAACAGCGCCAAGAAACCAAGAAACCCCACTCCCTAGCCGACGCCCGCCTCCACGCGCCCCTCCCGGCGATGGAGTTCTTCCCCGACGGGATGCACCTGCGGCTGCGGAACCGCAAGCACGGCACGTACCTCCACGCCGACGAGGACGGCGTGTACGTCTCCCTGAGCCTGCACCGCGCCTCCCTGAACACGGCGTGGCAGGTGCACCGGGTCCTGCGCGACGTCGGCAAGGAATACGTCCTCCTCCACAGCGCCGCCTACGGCCGGTACCTCGCGCTCTCGCCGGACCAGGTGTCGCTGGTCTACGTCGGCCACCACGCCGTCCAGGGCGTGTACGAGAGCCCAGAGCAGGACGACGTGCTCTGGGAGGCCGTCTGGGTGGACGACGAAGGCGGCGACGTCCTCATGCTCCACGTCTCGAACCGTCTCCTCCGCGCCGCCCCCTGGAACCCACTCTTGAACAGCCGCGTCTTCGTCGACATCGACAATGCCGGCTCGATGATGCATTGGGTGGTCGAGGCCATCCCCCTGAGACCGAAGCCGCCGCCACTGCCAGCCGTAACTCCGGTGAGCACGCCGTCCCCCTCCCATTGCAACTCATCGCGTTGATTTGCGTAGCTTTCTTGGAATCTGTCGATTCTGTGAATCTTTTATTCAGTTTACATGCATGAAGGCCTCGAACCACCGAAACTTGATGATAGTATTCCCCTTCCCTTGGCACAACACAATTCTTGCTAAATTTGGCCAGATTTGAAGATGTCTGTTACTGAATTCTGCCTGATGTTGATGCAGTTCTTTGTACATTTTGTGCCAAGATCACTACTACATTTGTTCAGAACTAGTTCTGTCCGGGTTCTTGAATTCTTGCTCCCTGCATTTGGTTCGCTCTGAACATTTTGTTTCTTTGCGGCATGTGTTCAGATTTGTTCATTGAATACCAGCATTGTCTGCTTGTTTTGGTTCCATTGCAACAGCTTCCCATTGGAGTTGTGTTGTGGCGGACGATCGTATACATGAGGGCAGATGA
The nucleotide sequence above comes from Miscanthus floridulus cultivar M001 chromosome 18, ASM1932011v1, whole genome shotgun sequence. Encoded proteins:
- the LOC136523513 gene encoding uncharacterized protein, producing the protein MEFFPDGMHLRLRNRKHGTYLHADEDGVYVSLSLHRASLNTAWQVHRVLRDVGKEYVLLHSAAYGRYLALSPDQVSLVYVGHHAVQGVYESPEQDDVLWEAVWVDDEGGDVLMLHVSNRLLRAAPWNPLLNSRVFVDIDNAGSMMHWVVEAIPLRPKPPPLPAVTPLPIGVVLWRTIVYMRADDHGNFDPLARRTYEFSGRSLCQLTGDLANQLREQSHRIMLCVRAGSHGRLTPLAIDLPSNQQAMEIIVLTTMSPVLNYL